A portion of the Pangasianodon hypophthalmus isolate fPanHyp1 chromosome 20, fPanHyp1.pri, whole genome shotgun sequence genome contains these proteins:
- the kiss1 gene encoding metastasis-suppressor KiSS-1, whose amino-acid sequence MLLLAMILLLSVTLGETNPTREYTEDVTPEERVLKVLQRIAARPTPEPLASKLSSHLPMDMSNPWLSARIPSTSWWWHPEKPHPETKRRQNLASYNLNSFGLRYGK is encoded by the exons ATGCTCCTGCTTGCAATGATactcctgttatcagttacaCTCGGAGAGACCAATCCCACAAGAGAGTACACTGAAG ATGTGACTCCTGAGGAGCGAGTGCTCAAAGTTTTGCAGAGAATCGCTGCACGGCCCACACCTGAACCTCTGGCGTCCAAACTCTCGTCTCACCTCCCCATGGACATGTCCAACCCATGGCTAAGTGCACGAATTCCCAGCACTTCATGGTGGTGGCACCCTGAAAAGCCTCATCCTGAAACCAAGAGGAGGCAGAATCTAGCGTCGTATAATCTCAATTCATTTGGCCTTCGCTATGGGAAGTGA